The following proteins come from a genomic window of Nocardiopsis sp. YSL2:
- a CDS encoding MarR family transcriptional regulator, translated as MNLPFDPIERAHDNWTHRWGASPAMAAVTSVMRAQQILIGELDGALKPFGLTFARYEALVLLTFSSTGALPLGKIGERLMVHPTSVTNTIDRLEGQGFVRRLPNPSDGRGVLAEITDTGREVTEQATQALLGMEFGLSCYSDDELWRMHEMFTRLRVDFGDFPEPVAGSAERR; from the coding sequence TTGAATCTTCCGTTCGACCCGATCGAGCGCGCACACGACAACTGGACGCACCGCTGGGGGGCCTCGCCCGCCATGGCGGCCGTCACCTCCGTGATGCGTGCGCAGCAGATCCTGATCGGGGAGCTGGACGGCGCCCTCAAGCCGTTCGGCCTGACCTTCGCCCGCTACGAGGCGCTGGTCCTGCTCACCTTCAGCTCCACCGGGGCGCTGCCGCTGGGCAAGATCGGTGAACGCCTCATGGTGCACCCGACCAGCGTCACCAACACCATCGACCGGCTGGAGGGGCAGGGCTTCGTGCGCCGCCTCCCCAATCCGAGCGACGGGCGCGGCGTGCTGGCCGAGATCACCGACACCGGGCGCGAGGTCACCGAGCAGGCGACGCAGGCCCTGTTGGGCATGGAGTTCGGTCTGAGCTGCTACTCCGACGACGAACTCTGGCGCATGCACGAGATGTTCACCAGGCTCAGGGTGGACTTCGGCGACTTCCCCGAGCCCGTCGCAGGGTCCGCCGAGCGGCGCTGA